In Oryctolagus cuniculus chromosome X, mOryCun1.1, whole genome shotgun sequence, a single window of DNA contains:
- the GPR82 gene encoding probable G-protein coupled receptor 82: MSNNSTCIQPSTISSVALPIIYAFLCIVGLFGNTLSQWVFLTKIGKKTSTHIYLAHLVTANLLVCSAMPFMGIYFLKGFQWEYQSAQCRVVNFLGTLSMHVSMFVSLLILSWIAISRYATLMKKDSVQETTSCYEKIFYGHLLKKFRQPTFARKLCVYIWGLVLGIIIPVTIYYSVVEAAEGEESLCYNRQMELGAMISQTASLIGTTFIGFSFLVVVTSYYSFVSHLRKIRTCTSIVEKDVTYSSVKRHLLVIQILLIVCFLPYTIFKPIFYVLHQREDCQQLNYLIEIKNILTCLASARSSTDPIIFLLLDKTFKKTLYDLFTKSNSPHIQSYG; encoded by the coding sequence ATGAGTAACAATTCAACATGTATTCAGCCATCCACAATCTCATCTGTGGCTTTACCAATCATTTATGCCTTCCTTTGTATTGTCGGTCTCTTTGGAAACACACTTTCGCAATGGGTGTTTTTAACAAAAATAGGTAAGAAAACCTCAACACACATCTACCTGGCACATCTTGTGACTGCAAACTTACTTGTGTGCAGTGCCATGCCTTTCATGGGTATCTATTTCCTGAAAGGTTTCCAATGGGAGTATCAATCTGCACAATGCAGAGTGGTCAATTTTCTGGGAACTCTGTCTATGCATGTAAGTATGTTTGTCAGCCTCTTAATTTTAAGTTGGATTGCCATAAGTCGCTATGCTACCTTAATGAAAAAGGATTCTGTGCAAGAGACCACTTCGtgctatgagaaaatattttatggtcATTTACTGAAAAAATTCCGCCAGCCCACCTTTGCTAGAAAACTATGCGTTTACATATGGGGACTTGTACTGGGCATAATTATTCCAGTTACCATATACTACTCAGTCGTGGAGGCTGCAGAAGGAGAAGAGAGCCTGTGTTATAATCGGCAAATGGAATTAGGAGCTATGATCTCTCAGACTGCGAGTCTCATTGGAACCACATTTATtggattttcatttttagttgtGGTAACATCATACTACTCTTTTGTCAGCCATCTGAGAAAAATTAGGACCTGTACATCCATTGTGGAGAAAGATGTGACTTACAGTTCTGTGAAAAGACATCTTTTGGTCATCCAGATTCTACTAATAGTTTGCTTCCTTCCATATACCATTTTTAAAcccattttttatgttctacaCCAAAGGGAAGACTGTCAGCAACTGAAttatttaatagaaataaaaaacattctcACCTGTCTTGCTTCAGCCAGAAGTAGCACAGATCCcatcatatttcttttattagaTAAAACATTCAAGAAGACACTATATGATCTCTTTACAAAATCTAATTCACCACATATACAATCATATGGTTGA